Part of the Woronichinia naegeliana WA131 genome, TGCCGAATAAAGGCAGAACCTTTATCAGATAAGCTTTTCAGCCATTTTGAACACGATTAGGTGCAAGCTTATGGCATTTGAAGGCTCAAAATCCATGCACTTTGCTAGAAAATTGTGGGTTAAAATCGGAAACTGATTTCTGAAGTCACCATTTTTCGCGCCCTGTGGCATCTAGGTTCGATTTGCAGACTTATTCAGCAAGCCCTAATTGGTTAATAAAACAGTCAAAATCAACTAACGCAAATAATCAATAATGCCGGCCGCGATCGCCTCTGCCATCCGTTGTCGATAACGGGGATTAGCCAAATTACGATTATCTTTTTCGCCGGTGACAAATCCCACTTCCACTAAGGTAGAAGGCATTGAAGATTTTCGCAATACATAAAATCTGGCTCGTCGGATGCCTCGATCTGCAATATCAATACGCCGTAGCACACTGCGATGAATACTTTTAGCTAGACCATAGCCGCTTGAATAGTGATAGGTTTCCAAGCCATTGATCTCTGCTCTCCCCATTCCCATGGAATTGGCATGAATACTGACAAAAATAGTGGCATTGACCGCTTCAGCCCGCGCCACTCGGCCTTTAAGGGAAATAAAAGTATCGTTAGCACGGGTTAGCACGACTCCAATCCCCTGTTTTTCCAATTCTTTGGCAACGGCTAAGGAAATCGAGAGAACAATATCTTTTTCCTGTTGACCCCTTAGTCCGATCGCGCCTGGATCTTGTCCCCCATGACCGGGATCAATAATCACCGTAAACTGTTTAATGGGCCGAGGTGCTGGTTCAGGAACGGCGATCGCCACAGGCTCGGTCGGAGGCGTATATTCTGACATCATTAAAAACTTGGGCAATTGGGCCGCCCAACGGTTCGGAGCTAGACCCCGCACTTCCACTTCCCAGGGACGCATACTATAGGCTTCGTTCAACTCCACCACAATGCGAGTGGTTGCACGGTTCACCTGACCGACCCGTACC contains:
- a CDS encoding N-acetylmuramoyl-L-alanine amidase — its product is MKKSFAYLVANLLALPLFCSSVLAGSLEYWKFDLQDSRLDIITDDNVRPQVQLLANPTRLVIDLPGIYHRGPTLEKAISSYVKMVRVGQVNRATTRIVVELNEAYSMRPWEVEVRGLAPNRWAAQLPKFLMMSEYTPPTEPVAIAVPEPAPRPIKQFTVIIDPGHGGQDPGAIGLRGQQEKDIVLSISLAVAKELEKQGIGVVLTRANDTFISLKGRVARAEAVNATIFVSIHANSMGMGRAEINGLETYHYSSGYGLAKSIHRSVLRRIDIADRGIRRARFYVLRKSSMPSTLVEVGFVTGEKDNRNLANPRYRQRMAEAIAAGIIDYLR